The following are encoded in a window of Thiohalobacter sp. IOR34 genomic DNA:
- a CDS encoding NAD(P)-binding protein, producing MATSQDEMKLTFRKFKDGENKWSSMHDKIFVADTSHKCPVYVHRTPPCQGSCPAGEDIRGWLQIVRGIEKPAPGVEWHEYAFRRATDANPFPAMMGRVCPAPCEDGCNRNEVEEFVGINSVEQFIGDTAFENGYKFEAPALITDKKVAIVGGGPAGMSAAYHLRRRGIASVIFDDHDKLGGMMQYGIPNYRIPRSHLEHEINRIIEMGDIEVRTNTRVGKDVSVEELEKEFGAILWAIGCKTGRGLFVEGWDETPNCVSGVAYLEAFNKGDLKVTAKKVVCVGGGDTSIDVVSVSRRIGTVEDLDPSLAPEKVVAGEAKHDDALAAKRVPCEATLTALFPREEMTATEEEVRDALHEGVTILNEVMPVALVRDESGRATALRMAKCVVKDGRPEPIEGTEFDLEADLIVSAIGQGGDLTGLEDFDNGRGLMDSDQFYQVPNKPGHFVAGDIVRPHLLTTAIGQGSIAAESIEHYLKNEQQVKRPKVDKHHFDLLAKLKEAGLAPIEFHAEELGDLRGTSEGDWAVHNFEDRAAQEIITTDQMFLGHFQYTPRHKRAEHGPSAEEVLGHFEDRYTGLPEDEAKAEADRCMSCGLCFECDNCVIYCPQDAVYRVPKDKRTTGRYVATDYTRCIGCHICSDVCPTGYIDMAMGE from the coding sequence ATGGCAACTTCCCAAGACGAAATGAAACTGACCTTCCGCAAATTCAAGGACGGTGAAAACAAGTGGTCGAGCATGCACGACAAGATCTTTGTCGCTGACACCTCCCACAAGTGCCCTGTTTACGTTCACCGTACCCCGCCCTGCCAGGGAAGCTGCCCCGCCGGTGAGGACATCCGCGGTTGGCTGCAGATCGTGCGCGGCATCGAGAAACCGGCACCGGGCGTGGAATGGCATGAGTACGCCTTCCGCCGTGCCACCGACGCCAACCCCTTCCCGGCCATGATGGGCCGGGTCTGCCCGGCACCCTGCGAGGATGGCTGCAACCGCAACGAGGTCGAGGAATTCGTCGGCATCAACTCCGTCGAGCAGTTCATCGGCGACACCGCCTTCGAGAACGGCTACAAGTTCGAGGCCCCGGCGCTGATCACCGACAAGAAGGTCGCCATCGTCGGTGGTGGCCCGGCCGGCATGTCCGCCGCCTATCACCTGCGTCGCCGCGGCATCGCCAGCGTGATCTTCGACGATCACGACAAGCTGGGCGGCATGATGCAGTACGGCATCCCCAACTACCGTATCCCGCGCTCCCACCTGGAGCACGAGATCAACCGCATCATCGAGATGGGTGACATCGAGGTGCGCACCAACACCCGCGTCGGCAAGGACGTGTCGGTGGAGGAACTGGAGAAGGAATTCGGCGCCATTCTCTGGGCCATCGGCTGCAAGACCGGTCGCGGCCTGTTCGTCGAGGGCTGGGACGAGACCCCGAACTGCGTCTCCGGTGTCGCCTACCTGGAAGCCTTCAACAAGGGCGACCTGAAGGTCACCGCGAAGAAGGTGGTCTGCGTCGGCGGTGGTGACACCTCGATCGACGTGGTCTCCGTGTCCCGCCGCATCGGCACCGTCGAGGATCTGGACCCCAGCCTGGCGCCGGAGAAGGTCGTCGCCGGCGAGGCCAAGCACGACGATGCGCTGGCCGCCAAGCGCGTGCCCTGCGAGGCCACCCTCACCGCGCTGTTCCCGCGCGAGGAGATGACCGCCACCGAGGAAGAGGTGCGTGACGCCCTGCACGAGGGCGTGACCATCCTCAACGAGGTGATGCCGGTTGCCTTGGTGCGCGACGAGAGCGGCCGCGCCACCGCCCTGCGCATGGCCAAGTGCGTGGTCAAGGACGGCCGTCCGGAACCCATCGAGGGTACCGAGTTCGACCTGGAGGCCGACCTGATCGTCTCCGCCATCGGTCAGGGCGGTGACCTGACCGGTCTGGAGGACTTCGACAACGGCCGCGGGCTGATGGATTCCGACCAGTTCTACCAGGTGCCGAACAAGCCCGGCCACTTCGTCGCCGGCGACATCGTGCGACCGCACCTGCTGACCACCGCCATCGGCCAGGGTTCGATCGCCGCCGAGAGCATCGAGCATTACCTGAAGAACGAGCAGCAGGTCAAGCGTCCGAAGGTCGACAAGCACCATTTCGACCTGCTGGCCAAGCTGAAGGAAGCCGGTCTGGCACCGATCGAGTTCCATGCCGAGGAACTGGGCGACCTGCGTGGCACCTCCGAGGGCGACTGGGCAGTCCACAACTTCGAGGACCGCGCCGCCCAGGAGATCATCACCACCGACCAGATGTTCCTCGGCCACTTCCAGTACACCCCGCGCCACAAGCGTGCCGAGCATGGCCCGAGCGCCGAGGAAGTGCTGGGTCACTTCGAGGACCGCTACACCGGCCTGCCGGAGGACGAGGCCAAGGCCGAGGCCGACCGTTGCATGAGCTGCGGCCTGTGCTTCGAGTGCGACAACTGCGTGATCTACTGCCCGCAGGACGCCGTCTACCGTGTGCCGAAGGACAAGCGCACCACCGGCCGCTATGTCGCAACCGACTACACGCGCTGCATTGGCTGCCACATCTGTTCCGATGTCTGCCCCACCGGCTACATCGACATGGCAATGGGTGAATAA
- a CDS encoding sulfur reduction protein DsrJ: MTRLLQSLHALLLAAGLALASLPLLAQAEVPLPQVPEAKARVSDAQGCVAPTAEMRKNHMKYLLKHRDEALREGIRTKRFSLEQCINCHVPEADSAEAVHVDSEKHFCKSCHSYAAVTIDCFECHRDTPTPKHTGFHAVEGQLQ, from the coding sequence ATGACTCGATTGCTGCAAAGCTTGCATGCCCTCCTGCTGGCAGCGGGACTGGCCCTGGCCAGTCTCCCGCTGCTCGCGCAGGCAGAGGTTCCCCTGCCCCAGGTGCCCGAGGCCAAGGCCCGGGTGAGCGACGCCCAGGGCTGCGTGGCGCCGACGGCAGAGATGCGCAAGAACCATATGAAGTACCTTCTGAAGCACCGTGACGAGGCGCTGCGCGAGGGCATCCGCACCAAGCGCTTCAGTCTCGAGCAGTGCATCAACTGCCATGTGCCGGAAGCCGACTCGGCCGAGGCGGTGCACGTCGACAGCGAGAAGCACTTCTGCAAGAGCTGCCACAGCTATGCAGCCGTGACCATCGACTGCTTCGAATGCCATCGCGACACGCCGACGCCGAAGCACACCGGATTCCACGCAGTAGAGGGACAGTTGCAATGA
- the dsrO gene encoding sulfate reduction electron transfer complex DsrMKJOP subunit DsrO, whose amino-acid sequence MSSTTDTNTSRRRFLGTAAGAAGVAVAPGVFLTTVAQARPAEQPASSENRWGMLIDTNKCASGCDACVSGCQKENGWGGPNSNEKHSSELQKAQWIRKVDIRDKQTGFSRSLPMMCQHCEFPPCVDVCPTGASMKRADGIVLVDRHICIGCRYCMMACPYKARSFIHEELHDQLPTAPRGKGTVESCTLCVHRVDRDGGNAVPACAEACAAAGHDAFVFGDLNDPNSRISQELAKHGGTQIRADLGLNVGIRYRGI is encoded by the coding sequence ATGAGCAGCACAACTGACACCAATACCTCCCGGCGCCGCTTTCTCGGTACCGCCGCGGGCGCAGCCGGTGTGGCCGTTGCCCCCGGGGTGTTCCTGACCACCGTGGCCCAAGCCCGCCCCGCCGAGCAGCCGGCATCCAGCGAAAACCGCTGGGGCATGCTGATCGACACCAACAAGTGCGCCTCCGGCTGCGACGCCTGCGTCAGCGGCTGCCAGAAGGAGAACGGCTGGGGTGGCCCGAACAGCAACGAGAAGCATTCCTCCGAGCTGCAGAAGGCCCAGTGGATCCGCAAGGTCGACATCCGCGACAAGCAGACCGGCTTCAGCCGCTCGCTGCCGATGATGTGCCAGCACTGCGAGTTCCCGCCCTGCGTGGACGTCTGCCCTACCGGCGCCTCGATGAAGCGTGCCGACGGCATCGTGCTGGTCGACCGCCACATCTGCATTGGCTGCCGCTACTGCATGATGGCCTGCCCCTACAAGGCGCGCTCCTTCATTCACGAGGAGCTGCATGACCAGCTGCCCACCGCCCCGCGTGGCAAGGGCACGGTGGAGAGCTGCACCCTCTGCGTGCATCGCGTCGACCGTGATGGCGGCAACGCCGTACCGGCCTGCGCCGAGGCCTGTGCCGCCGCTGGTCACGACGCCTTCGTCTTCGGCGACCTGAACGATCCGAACAGCCGGATCTCCCAGGAACTGGCCAAGCATGGCGGCACCCAGATCCGCGCCGATCTCGGCCTCAACGTGGGTATCCGCTACCGCGGCATCTGA
- the nrfD gene encoding NrfD/PsrC family molybdoenzyme membrane anchor subunit, which produces MKQKIHFREVTNNGIGYYGLLGLLGLIIALGLGAAYYMEHNGHWVTGMNNQVVWGTPHVFAVFLIVAASGALNIASIGSVFGKVPYKPLGRLSGLLAIALLVGGLAVLVLDLGRPDRLIVAMTHYNFKSIFAWNIFLYTGFMAIVAVYLWMMMDPTKTAYSKPAGLAAFLWRLALTTGTGSIFGFLVARQAYDAAIYAPMFIVMSFSFGLAIYLLVLMAAMKWTGRELGDVILYRMKNLLGVFIAGVLFFVVVYHLTNLYATEHHGWERFILLDGGVYTKLFWIGQVLLGSLVPLAMVYHPTLGKSRSAIAWACGLVILGGIAQIYTIIIGGQAYPLVLFPGMEVSSSFSDGIVNAYSPSLPEVVLGIGGIAIALAAVVVGVKVLRFLPETLEDRVVDPHHAGEKAH; this is translated from the coding sequence ATGAAACAGAAAATACATTTTCGTGAAGTCACCAACAACGGCATCGGCTACTACGGTCTCCTCGGGCTGCTCGGGCTGATCATCGCCCTGGGCCTAGGCGCCGCTTATTACATGGAACACAACGGTCACTGGGTGACCGGCATGAACAACCAGGTGGTGTGGGGCACGCCGCACGTGTTCGCCGTGTTCCTGATCGTGGCGGCCTCCGGGGCGCTGAACATCGCCTCCATCGGTTCGGTCTTCGGCAAGGTCCCCTACAAGCCGCTGGGGCGCCTCTCCGGCCTGCTCGCCATCGCCCTGCTGGTCGGCGGCCTGGCCGTGCTGGTGCTCGATCTGGGCCGCCCCGACCGGCTGATCGTCGCCATGACCCATTACAACTTCAAGTCGATCTTCGCCTGGAACATCTTCCTCTACACGGGCTTCATGGCCATCGTCGCCGTCTACCTGTGGATGATGATGGACCCGACCAAGACCGCCTACTCCAAGCCGGCCGGCCTCGCCGCCTTCCTCTGGCGACTGGCCCTGACCACCGGTACCGGCTCCATCTTCGGCTTCCTGGTCGCGCGCCAGGCCTACGATGCCGCCATCTATGCCCCGATGTTCATCGTCATGTCCTTCTCCTTCGGCCTGGCGATCTACCTCCTGGTGCTGATGGCCGCCATGAAGTGGACCGGCCGCGAGCTGGGCGACGTGATCCTGTACCGGATGAAGAACCTGCTCGGCGTGTTCATCGCCGGCGTGCTGTTCTTCGTCGTCGTCTATCACCTGACCAACCTGTACGCCACCGAGCACCACGGCTGGGAGCGCTTCATCCTGCTCGACGGCGGCGTCTACACCAAGCTGTTCTGGATCGGCCAGGTCCTGCTCGGCAGCCTGGTGCCGCTGGCCATGGTCTATCACCCGACGCTGGGCAAGTCGCGCAGCGCCATCGCCTGGGCCTGCGGCCTGGTGATCCTCGGCGGCATCGCCCAGATCTACACCATCATCATCGGCGGTCAGGCCTATCCGCTGGTGCTGTTCCCCGGCATGGAGGTCAGCAGCAGCTTCAGCGATGGCATCGTCAACGCCTATTCGCCGTCCCTGCCCGAGGTAGTGCTCGGCATCGGCGGCATCGCCATCGCCCTGGCCGCGGTGGTGGTCGGGGTCAAGGTGCTGCGCTTCCTGCCCGAGACACTGGAAGACCGCGTGGTCGATCCGCACCACGCCGGCGAGAAGGCGCACTGA
- a CDS encoding cobyrinate a,c-diamide synthase, with protein sequence MSRLLIAAAHKSSGKTTLSIGLCAALHARGQRVQAFKKGPDYIDPMWLGRASGQPCYNLDFYTQGREEILASVARRAAQADITLIEANKGLYDGMALDGSDSNAALARLLETPVVLVIDTRGMTRGIAPLLLGYQGFDPRLRLAGVILNQVGGARHEGKLREAVEHYTDLRVLGAVRRDARLNIDERHLGLIPSNEADQADRVVREIGEIIGAQVELEALGEIAASAPALPAPAPQEAQAGRSGAPLRIAIARDAAFGFYYPDDLEALERGGAELLPFDTLSDSQLPEAIDGLFIGGGFPESRLSELEANVALRQAIRQAIEAGLPTYAECGGLMYLARSIRWQERRAAMVGVIPGDILMCERPQGRGYIRIRETAAAPWPREPGAPAEIAAHEFHYSRLENLAPGGNFAYEVLRGSGIDGRHDGYIRHNLLACYAHLRDTAGCHWTRRFLAFVRQCNFRNKRTADAGARLT encoded by the coding sequence ATGTCCCGCCTGCTGATCGCCGCCGCGCACAAGTCCTCCGGCAAGACCACCCTGAGCATCGGCCTCTGCGCCGCCCTGCACGCCCGTGGCCAGCGGGTGCAGGCCTTCAAGAAGGGCCCGGACTACATCGACCCGATGTGGCTGGGACGCGCCAGCGGCCAGCCCTGCTACAACCTCGACTTCTACACCCAGGGACGGGAAGAGATCCTCGCCAGCGTCGCGCGCCGCGCAGCGCAGGCGGACATCACCCTGATCGAGGCCAACAAGGGACTCTATGACGGGATGGCCCTGGACGGCAGTGACAGCAATGCCGCCCTTGCCCGGCTGCTGGAGACCCCTGTGGTGCTGGTCATCGACACCCGCGGCATGACCCGCGGCATCGCCCCGCTGCTGCTCGGCTACCAGGGCTTCGACCCCAGGCTGAGACTCGCCGGCGTGATTCTCAACCAGGTCGGGGGAGCCCGCCACGAGGGCAAGCTGCGCGAGGCCGTCGAGCACTACACCGACTTGCGCGTGTTGGGCGCCGTGCGCCGCGACGCGCGGCTGAACATCGACGAGCGCCACCTCGGCCTGATCCCCAGCAACGAGGCCGACCAGGCCGACCGGGTGGTGAGGGAGATCGGCGAGATCATCGGCGCGCAGGTCGAGCTGGAGGCGCTCGGCGAGATCGCCGCCAGCGCCCCAGCCCTGCCGGCGCCCGCGCCCCAGGAGGCGCAAGCCGGCAGATCCGGCGCACCGCTGCGCATCGCCATCGCCCGTGACGCCGCCTTCGGCTTCTACTACCCGGACGACCTCGAGGCCCTGGAGCGCGGCGGTGCCGAACTGCTGCCCTTCGACACCCTGAGCGACAGCCAACTGCCGGAGGCCATCGACGGCCTGTTCATCGGCGGCGGCTTCCCCGAGAGCCGCCTGTCCGAGCTGGAGGCCAATGTCGCGCTGCGCCAGGCCATTCGCCAGGCCATCGAGGCCGGACTGCCCACCTATGCCGAGTGCGGTGGCCTGATGTATCTGGCGCGCAGCATCCGCTGGCAGGAACGCCGGGCGGCCATGGTCGGGGTCATCCCCGGCGATATCCTCATGTGCGAGCGGCCGCAGGGCCGCGGCTACATCCGCATCCGCGAGACCGCGGCCGCCCCCTGGCCACGCGAGCCGGGGGCCCCGGCCGAGATCGCCGCCCATGAATTCCACTACTCGCGGCTGGAAAACCTGGCCCCCGGCGGGAACTTCGCCTACGAGGTGCTGCGCGGCAGCGGTATCGACGGACGCCACGACGGCTATATCCGCCACAACCTGCTGGCCTGCTACGCCCATCTGCGCGACACCGCCGGCTGCCACTGGACCCGGCGCTTCCTGGCCTTCGTCCGTCAGTGCAATTTCCGCAACAAACGCACGGCAGACGCCGGCGCGCGGCTGACGTAA
- a CDS encoding iron-sulfur cluster assembly accessory protein, with translation MITVTPEAAKQIRESARQNRMEGMPLRVAAQRNADGSIHYGMGFDDVGREDDQRFNSEGIELVVAPPSLPLLEGTTIDYVELEPGSFEFIFINPNDPNCQPPAEADE, from the coding sequence ATGATCACCGTCACCCCAGAAGCCGCCAAGCAGATCCGCGAGTCCGCCCGCCAGAACCGCATGGAGGGCATGCCGCTGCGCGTCGCCGCCCAACGCAATGCCGATGGCAGCATCCACTACGGCATGGGCTTCGACGACGTCGGCCGCGAGGACGACCAGCGGTTCAACTCCGAGGGCATCGAGCTGGTGGTTGCGCCGCCGAGCCTGCCACTGCTGGAAGGCACCACCATCGACTACGTCGAGCTGGAGCCGGGCAGTTTCGAATTCATCTTCATCAACCCGAACGACCCCAATTGCCAACCGCCGGCCGAGGCGGACGAATAA
- a CDS encoding histidine kinase, with the protein MTVQPATTEQSNSAPAQQPDARPTLSCRLLLFGLALLILLLGALPFLPFLPELPPAATALLASLALLLLALLARRIQGELGQPLEQIRGWARQMLDGRLANRLPTDTGSEFAELAGALNQISDRMQALALDMENQVRKQTAHIQNKTRSLEVLYDVAASINSSRDLDDLLTRFLHTLKDVVHARAATVRLLGEDNQMRLVASLGLSEDVVEKEQQLPSERCLCGKVANQGTIQTYPDLKVCDRLTGTAFFKDEDIEMVAVPLQYRGRTLGVYNLFVERRYRIDNADEQELLISIGRHLGMAIEKASVDEEANRLSIIEERTRIAHELHDSLAQTLASLRFQVRVLDETLHQGDESALWAELERIENSLDEAYTELRGLIDHFRAPIDRRGLVPAVEKLVQRFRNESDAQIFLQQEWGQRELPEDVEIQVVRIIQEALANVRKHSKAHTVRVLMRGTEDGRYSVLIEDDGVGISGQQKPGAPGEHVGLSIMEERARRIGGELRFESEAGEGTRIHLSFRTPQARPNEIHIPIRQVES; encoded by the coding sequence ATGACGGTTCAGCCGGCCACCACAGAGCAGAGCAACAGCGCCCCGGCCCAGCAGCCGGACGCTCGGCCGACCCTCTCCTGCCGTCTCCTCCTGTTCGGGCTTGCCTTGCTGATCCTGCTGCTCGGCGCCCTGCCCTTCCTGCCCTTCCTGCCCGAGCTGCCGCCTGCCGCCACGGCGCTGCTGGCCAGCCTCGCCCTGCTGCTGCTCGCCCTGCTCGCCCGGCGCATCCAGGGCGAACTCGGCCAACCGCTGGAGCAGATCCGCGGCTGGGCACGGCAGATGCTCGACGGCCGACTGGCGAATCGCCTGCCGACCGACACCGGCAGCGAGTTCGCCGAGCTGGCCGGGGCGCTCAACCAGATCAGCGACCGCATGCAGGCGCTGGCCCTGGACATGGAAAACCAGGTCCGCAAGCAGACCGCACACATCCAGAACAAGACCCGCTCCCTGGAAGTGCTCTACGACGTGGCCGCCAGCATCAACAGCTCGCGAGACCTCGATGATCTGCTGACCCGCTTCCTGCACACCCTGAAGGACGTGGTCCATGCCCGCGCCGCCACCGTGCGCCTGCTCGGCGAGGACAACCAGATGCGGCTGGTGGCCAGCCTCGGCCTCAGCGAGGACGTGGTGGAAAAGGAGCAGCAGCTACCCTCCGAACGCTGCCTCTGCGGCAAGGTCGCCAACCAGGGCACCATCCAGACCTATCCCGACCTGAAGGTCTGCGACCGGCTGACCGGCACTGCCTTCTTCAAGGACGAGGACATCGAGATGGTCGCCGTACCGCTGCAGTACCGCGGTCGCACCCTCGGTGTCTACAACCTGTTCGTGGAACGCCGCTACCGCATCGACAACGCCGACGAGCAGGAACTGCTGATCAGCATCGGCCGCCACCTGGGCATGGCCATCGAAAAGGCCAGTGTCGACGAAGAGGCCAACCGGCTGTCGATCATCGAGGAGCGCACCCGCATCGCCCACGAACTGCACGACTCCCTGGCACAGACCCTGGCCAGCTTGCGCTTTCAGGTGCGGGTGCTCGACGAAACCCTGCACCAGGGCGACGAATCGGCGCTCTGGGCCGAGCTGGAGCGCATCGAGAACAGCCTGGACGAGGCCTACACCGAGCTGCGCGGCCTGATCGACCACTTCCGGGCACCGATCGACCGGCGCGGCCTGGTCCCGGCAGTGGAGAAGCTGGTCCAGCGATTCCGCAACGAATCCGACGCCCAGATCTTCCTGCAGCAGGAATGGGGTCAGCGCGAGCTGCCGGAGGACGTGGAGATCCAGGTGGTGCGGATCATCCAGGAGGCGCTGGCCAATGTGCGCAAGCACAGCAAGGCACATACCGTGCGCGTGCTGATGCGCGGCACCGAGGACGGTCGTTACAGCGTGCTCATCGAGGACGACGGCGTCGGCATCAGCGGCCAGCAGAAGCCGGGCGCGCCGGGTGAGCACGTCGGCCTGTCGATCATGGAGGAACGGGCGCGGCGCATCGGCGGCGAACTGCGCTTCGAGAGCGAGGCCGGCGAAGGCACCCGCATCCACCTCAGCTTCCGCACGCCACAGGCCAGGCCGAACGAGATCCACATCCCTATCCGTCAGGTCGAATCATGA
- a CDS encoding response regulator: MSLRIILIDDHTLFRVGLQGLLAHRGIEVVAAVGDGQEGIRLAEELQPDVVLLDMRMPGMDGLGVLRQLRKSGLEMPIAMLTTSSNEQDLVESLRSGAQGYLIKDMQPDDLVVALRDIVAGKTVVAPDLAPVLAKVVQGEGITPRDPSPFSKLTPRENEILGLLAEGQSNKAIARNLGISDGTVKLHVKGILRKLGVHSRVEAAVIAVEQGLRSNRVDSSRNSD, translated from the coding sequence ATGAGCCTGCGCATCATCCTCATCGATGACCACACCCTGTTCCGGGTCGGCCTGCAAGGGCTGCTGGCCCATCGCGGCATAGAGGTGGTGGCCGCGGTCGGCGACGGCCAGGAAGGCATCCGCCTGGCCGAGGAACTGCAGCCAGACGTGGTGCTGCTGGACATGCGCATGCCCGGCATGGACGGCCTCGGGGTGCTGCGCCAGCTGCGCAAGAGCGGGCTGGAGATGCCCATCGCCATGCTCACCACCAGCAGCAACGAGCAGGACCTGGTCGAATCGCTGCGCAGCGGTGCCCAGGGCTACCTGATCAAGGACATGCAGCCCGACGACCTGGTGGTGGCGCTGCGCGACATCGTCGCCGGCAAGACGGTGGTGGCACCGGACCTCGCCCCGGTGCTGGCCAAGGTGGTCCAGGGAGAAGGCATCACACCCCGCGACCCCAGCCCCTTCTCCAAGCTGACGCCACGCGAAAACGAGATCCTCGGCCTGCTCGCCGAGGGTCAGAGCAACAAGGCCATCGCCCGCAACCTGGGCATCTCCGACGGCACCGTCAAGCTGCACGTCAAGGGCATACTGCGCAAGCTCGGCGTCCACTCGCGCGTCGAGGCCGCAGTCATCGCCGTCGAACAGGGACTGCGCTCCAACCGCGTCGACAGCTCCCGCAATTCAGACTGA
- a CDS encoding rhodanese-like domain-containing protein, translating to MKRFVDLVEACLPHIQEVFPWDMEELLEQKPDVLLVDTREPYEFEPMHIEGSINVPRGILESACDWGYDETVPELAAARERPVVVICRSGNRSALAAYVMQQMGYQQVYSLKTGLRGWNDFELPLVDKDGQPVDIDEAEEFFSPEIRPEQHGPQGA from the coding sequence ATGAAACGATTCGTCGATCTCGTCGAGGCCTGCCTGCCACACATCCAGGAAGTCTTCCCCTGGGACATGGAGGAACTGCTGGAACAGAAACCCGATGTGCTGCTGGTGGACACCCGCGAACCCTATGAATTCGAACCCATGCACATCGAGGGCTCGATCAATGTGCCTCGCGGCATCCTGGAAAGCGCCTGTGACTGGGGCTATGACGAGACCGTGCCCGAGCTGGCCGCGGCCCGGGAACGGCCGGTGGTGGTCATCTGCCGCTCCGGCAACCGCAGCGCCCTGGCCGCCTACGTCATGCAGCAGATGGGCTACCAGCAAGTCTATTCACTGAAAACCGGCCTGCGCGGCTGGAACGACTTCGAGCTGCCACTGGTCGACAAGGACGGGCAACCCGTGGACATCGACGAGGCCGAGGAATTCTTCAGCCCCGAGATCCGCCCGGAACAACATGGACCGCAGGGCGCTTAG
- the tnpB gene encoding IS66 family insertion sequence element accessory protein TnpB (TnpB, as the term is used for proteins encoded by IS66 family insertion elements, is considered an accessory protein, since TnpC, encoded by a neighboring gene, is a DDE family transposase.), whose translation MMRPSNDLPVVYLCRDVVDFRKGINGLAVLVEEVLALDPFSEQLFVFCNRRRDKVKILYWERNGFCLWHKRLERDRFKWPRKVDAEVITLTGQQLNWLLDGYDVMRLQPHERLHYRSVL comes from the coding sequence ATGATGCGGCCCTCGAACGACCTGCCCGTTGTGTACCTGTGCCGGGACGTGGTCGACTTCCGCAAGGGGATCAACGGTCTGGCGGTGCTGGTAGAAGAGGTCCTGGCGCTGGATCCGTTCTCCGAGCAGCTGTTCGTGTTCTGCAACCGGCGGCGGGACAAGGTCAAGATCCTGTACTGGGAACGCAACGGCTTCTGCCTGTGGCACAAGCGCCTGGAGCGGGACCGCTTCAAGTGGCCGCGCAAGGTGGATGCGGAGGTCATCACGCTGACCGGCCAGCAACTGAACTGGCTGCTGGACGGTTACGATGTCATGCGCCTCCAGCCGCATGAACGGTTGCACTATCGCAGTGTTTTGTAG